The proteins below come from a single Sander vitreus isolate 19-12246 chromosome 15, sanVit1, whole genome shotgun sequence genomic window:
- the aldh16a1 gene encoding aldehyde dehydrogenase family 16 member A1 translates to MAGSTINTVQNIFQSMEYGPAATPSTATAQAWLDNHSRSLGLFIDGKFVRPADRQSRSLADSKGGHVCSTVCAVEADVSQAASSAVSGHKAWSGLSCYQRAKVLLRLVGVLGQHGQCVSELCELCEASCSPSALVRLLQYYSSWAQLRDTLIPNWTPLGVVAVAVSEDCSLYSLMLKVLPALAMGNSVVVVPGRSSAPPALLLAQLFVGAGLPAGALNVLAGSDMSLGAKVAQNPSISYVTYSGNKQDGVTLCKATAGMGVPVTVSPNIGASCPFIIFESADIDSAVDAVIEAAFKKKREVHWVLCVQESVLDSVVARLRLRMAGMKCVALHSEGDRVLVDTAVQVAQQQGATFVQSCAAPPSGAQYPPTVLCGAAPSSPFVVSPSPGPLLPLMTFRSNTEAVTLGNHSPHGQAASIWTEDLTLALDTAKSLSVGSVWVNSHSVSDPCLPVSGHKDSGTCTDGGHEGLYQFLRPSSSSSPLPRSSPVSMDYSKFGTAASPAIIPDDSDPASAPKPYLQFVGGKPCKSVSGCSVAVQSPGGSSVLAYCPDGGRKDVRNAVEAAVKVQPGWMKKSPSARAQSLYSLTKGLEAKRRDMAASVSVQTGLSMDEADTEVELSIARLSDWAAYCDKNQGGTPPLPQSGSALSLPEALGVVGLVLPDENPLLSMVTLLGAAIANGNAVVMVPSQKYPLPALAFIQVLQASDLPAGLVNVITGSRDELTAALANHSVIKAIWYWGSAEGCQYLQYTCTSPLKILHLFCQKEDGGKDWTKSHPSLLEEMWRNAVQWKSVWIPTA, encoded by the exons ATGGCTGGTAGCACCATCAATACAGTGCAGAATATTTTTCAAAGCATGGAGTACGGACCAGCAGCAACTCCCAGCACTGCCACTGCACAG GCCTGGTTGGATAACCATTCCCGCTCTCTGGGTCTGTTCATCGATGGCAAGTTTGTCCgtccagcagacagacagagtcgCTCCCTGGCTGATTCTAAAG GTGGTCATGTGTGCAGCACAGTGTGCGCTGTGGAGGCAGATGTTTCCCAGGCTGCTTCCTCTGCTGTTAGCGGCCACAAGGCCTGGAGCGGCCTGAGCTGCTACCAGAGGGCCAAAGTGCTGCTAAG GCTGGTGGGCGTCCTCGGGCAGCACGGCCAGTGTGTGTCAGAGCTGTGCGAGCTGTGTGAGGCGTCTTGCTCGCCCTCCGCCCTCGTCAGACTGCTGCAGTACTACAGCAGCTGGGCTCAGCTCAGAGACACGCTCATCCCCAACTGGACACCGCTGG GTGTGGTGGCTGTAGCCGTCTCTGAAGACTGCTCTCTCTACTCCCTTATGCTCAAAGTCCTACCAGCACTCGCCatgg GCAACTCCGTCGTCGTGGTCCCTGGTCGGAGCAGCGCCCCTCCAGCGCTCCTCTTGGCCCAGCTTTTCGTGGGAGCAGGACTTCCCGCCGGGGCTCTTAACGTCTTAGCAGGAAGTGACATGTCGCTGGGTGCCAAAGTGGCCCAGAACCCCAGCATTAGCTACGTCACCTACAGCGGCAACAAGCAG GATGGGGTGACGCTGTGTAAGGCCACAGCAGGGATGGGCGTTCCCGTTACTGTCTCCCCCAACATCGGCGCTAGTTGTCCCTTCATCATCTTTGAGTCAGCCGACATCGACAGCGCAGTGGATGCAGTGATAGAGGCTGCCTtcaagaagaaaagagag GTCCACTGGGTGTTGTGCGTGCAGGAGAGCGTGCTGGACAGTGTTGTGGCCCGTCTCAGGCTCCGTATGGCAGGGATGAAGTGTGTGGCCCTGCACAGTGAGGGGGACAGGGTCCTGGTGGACACTGCAGTACAGGTCGCTCAGCAGCAGGGCGCCACG TTCGTTCAGTCCTGCGCTGCCCCCCCTTCAGGTGCTCAGTACCCTCCCACAGTGCTCTGCGGGGCGGCCCCCTCCTCTCCATTTGTGGTTAGCCCCTCCCCTGGACCACTGCTGCCACTCATGACATTCAGAAGCAACACAGAGGCAGTGACCCTGG GAAACCACAGTCCTCATGGCCAGGCCGCCTCCATCTGGACTGAAGACCTCACACTGGCTTTGGACACGGCAAAGag tCTGTCAGTCGGCTCAGTGTGGGTGAACTCCCACTCGGTGTCTGACccgtgtctgcctgtctctggcCACAAAGACAGCGGCACCTGCACTGACGGAGGACACGAG GGTCTGTACCAGTTTCTACGCccgtcctcttcttcctctcctctaccTCGCTCCTCCCCCGTCTCTATGGACTACTCCAAGTTTGGAACAGCGGCGTCCCCCGCTATCATTCCTGATGACTCAGACCCTGCCAG cGCTCCGAAGCCCTACCTGCAGTTTGTCGGCGGTAAGCCATGTAAATCAGTGTCTGGCTGCAGCGTGGCTGTGCAGTCACCAGGgggcagcagtgtgttagcCTATTGTCCAGATGGAGGCCGGAAAGACGTCCGTAACGCCGTGGAGGCTGCTGTCAAAGTCCAGCCTGG ATGGATGAAAAAGAGTCCGTCTGCACGCGCTCAGTCACTCTACTCTCTGACCAAGGGCCTGGAGGCAAAGAGGCGGGACATGGCTGCATCAGTCAGTGTTCAGACCGGCCTCTCAATGGACGAGGCTGACACGGAGGTGGAGCTCAGCATCGCCAGGCTCAGTGATTGGGCGGCTTACTGTGACAAAAACCAAGGAGGAACTCCG CCTTTGCCACAGTCTGGCtctgctctctccctccccgAAGCCCTGGGAGTCGTGGGACTCGTCCTCCCCGACGAGAATCCCCTCCTCTCCATGGTAACACTACTAGGGGCAGCAATCGCCAATGGCAACGCTGTCGTCATGGTCCCCAGTCAGAAGTATCCACTCCCTGCCTTGGCATTCATTCAG GTGCTCCAGGCTTCAGACCTGCCAGCAGGATTGGTAAATGTCATCACAGGGAGTAGAGACGAGCTGACAGCGGCTCTGGCTAATCACAGCGTCATCAAGGCCATCTGGTACTGGGGCAGTGCTGAG GGCTGCCAGTACCTCCAGTACACCTGCACCAGCCCTCTGAAAATCCTGCATCTGTTCTGCCAAAAGGAAGATGGAGGCAAGGACTGGACTAAGTCTCATCCCTCGCTCCTGGAAGAGATGTGGAGAAATGCCGTCCAGTGGAAGAGTGTGTGGATTCCTACCGCATaa